One segment of Thermincola ferriacetica DNA contains the following:
- a CDS encoding B12-binding domain-containing radical SAM protein, which produces MIRKILLLTPPYHTGIIEITGNWPPLNLVYLAGSLRQAGFELAIYDVMTLRHDLQDIEKYVAANNPDAVLIGAYTASINAALDTLAVVKKVNPSVITVLGGVHASFCFEEILRNNRAVDFVVRGEGEITAVELFRSLNESTDLTLVQGLAFLQGDRLVITGERPLIDDLDSLLPAWDLIDWNNYYYKITNRRLGLMSSSRGCPHRCSFCSQHLFWRGTYRERSPQNFVSEVEVLYKQYGVRMIMLADEYTTYNRRRWEQILDLLIEKKMDLHFSMETRVEDVLRDRDILWKYRQAGVMHVYIGVESVFQSSLDRYNKGLEAANSREAIKLLDEAGIITECSFISGNLEETPDTMQQTLQKALEFNPDLAHFLLITPWPYTPLYEELKPHIIEHDLSKYHFVYPIVKPLQMDVTELWDNLINCFRVFYMEKVKQCLALPPGFKRDYMLNSIQIMHREFFVENFGKQTIKLPEEMGYEIERLLSENMGGIDMERKKYAVDSPMVQELDRQIMEFIEKGIDNHDEETFNRLALEEFEIQFHANANYREYCLKQGKTPENVKRWDEIPAIPTQAFKEAVIASFPLEEAELALLTSGTSDPRMKGKIYRDKRSMEMIIKSNYLLTKHFVFPDVDKMRILLLVPSPKVAPAMAMAFGLNRLKETFGTEDSMYLITPEGFNAEAMVEALRKAESTGEPLALVGATSGFVYFFNYCKENNLTFKLPPKSRICDGGGYQGTFGSCTREEFYAGCEKYFGLSGEYCVNILGMSESGTNYFDNTLREKLLGLPITERHKVSLPWTRTLVVGPRTGQRLPKGEIGLIRHYDLTNRATVFAVQTDNLGYETDGGFEIVGRAGGKIPGFGLEPTSVKDWILAGHRQGAAGCSAATAGFIYSRGNHPSMPHSHPCSTVADEMLRAHSHPCSTVADEMLRAHSHPCSTVADEMLRAHSHPCSTVADEMLRAHSHLCSTVADEMIMKGKPKE; this is translated from the coding sequence TGAACCTTGTTTACCTGGCGGGGTCTTTGCGCCAGGCCGGATTTGAACTTGCAATTTATGATGTTATGACTTTACGCCATGACCTGCAGGATATAGAAAAATACGTTGCTGCCAACAATCCTGACGCGGTGTTGATTGGCGCCTATACGGCAAGTATTAACGCGGCTCTTGATACGCTGGCTGTTGTGAAAAAGGTCAATCCCTCCGTTATCACAGTTCTGGGAGGAGTACACGCCAGCTTCTGTTTTGAAGAAATACTTAGAAACAATCGAGCCGTTGACTTCGTTGTCCGGGGCGAGGGAGAGATTACCGCAGTCGAGTTGTTTAGGTCCCTGAACGAAAGTACGGACCTGACCCTAGTGCAGGGCCTGGCTTTTTTACAGGGCGACAGATTGGTGATTACCGGAGAGAGGCCCTTAATTGACGACCTTGACAGTTTACTGCCGGCCTGGGATTTAATAGATTGGAATAATTATTACTATAAAATAACTAACCGGCGGTTGGGGCTGATGAGTTCGTCGAGGGGATGCCCCCACCGGTGCAGTTTTTGTTCGCAACATCTTTTTTGGCGGGGTACATACAGAGAAAGGTCGCCGCAAAACTTTGTATCAGAAGTTGAGGTTTTATATAAACAATACGGTGTCCGCATGATTATGTTGGCCGATGAATATACAACTTATAATCGCCGGCGGTGGGAACAAATTCTGGACTTGCTTATAGAAAAAAAGATGGACCTTCACTTCAGTATGGAGACCAGGGTGGAAGATGTCCTGCGGGACCGGGATATCCTGTGGAAATACAGGCAGGCCGGAGTAATGCACGTGTATATTGGTGTTGAATCGGTATTCCAGAGTTCCCTGGACAGGTACAATAAAGGACTGGAGGCGGCAAATTCCAGGGAAGCCATAAAACTTCTGGATGAGGCCGGCATTATTACCGAATGTTCTTTTATATCGGGCAACCTGGAAGAAACCCCGGACACCATGCAGCAAACCCTGCAAAAAGCCCTGGAATTCAACCCCGATTTGGCGCACTTCCTGCTGATCACGCCGTGGCCGTACACACCGCTGTATGAAGAATTGAAACCGCACATTATTGAGCACGATCTGAGCAAATACCATTTCGTTTATCCCATTGTCAAGCCTTTGCAGATGGACGTTACCGAACTTTGGGATAACTTGATTAACTGTTTCCGGGTCTTTTACATGGAGAAGGTAAAGCAATGCCTGGCTTTGCCGCCGGGGTTCAAAAGAGACTACATGCTTAATTCGATTCAGATTATGCACCGGGAATTTTTTGTGGAAAACTTTGGCAAGCAGACAATTAAGCTGCCAGAGGAAATGGGCTATGAGATAGAAAGGCTTTTATCCGAGAATATGGGGGGAATTGATATGGAAAGGAAAAAATATGCTGTGGATTCACCGATGGTTCAGGAATTGGACCGGCAAATTATGGAGTTTATTGAAAAAGGAATAGACAACCACGATGAAGAAACCTTTAATCGGCTGGCCTTAGAGGAATTTGAAATCCAGTTTCATGCGAACGCGAACTATCGCGAATACTGCCTGAAACAGGGCAAAACTCCGGAGAATGTAAAACGTTGGGATGAAATTCCGGCCATTCCGACCCAGGCGTTCAAAGAAGCAGTTATTGCATCATTTCCCCTGGAAGAGGCAGAGCTGGCTTTATTGACCAGCGGCACCAGCGATCCGCGGATGAAAGGCAAAATATACCGTGACAAGCGTAGCATGGAGATGATTATTAAAAGCAACTATTTGTTGACGAAACATTTTGTTTTTCCCGACGTGGACAAAATGCGCATTCTGCTGCTGGTACCTTCGCCCAAAGTAGCCCCCGCCATGGCTATGGCCTTTGGGCTGAACCGGTTAAAAGAAACCTTTGGCACGGAAGACAGTATGTATCTTATTACCCCCGAAGGGTTCAATGCAGAAGCAATGGTGGAAGCGCTGAGGAAGGCAGAAAGTACAGGAGAACCCCTTGCCCTTGTGGGAGCAACTTCCGGTTTTGTCTATTTCTTCAATTATTGTAAGGAAAACAACCTGACCTTTAAGCTGCCGCCGAAATCAAGGATTTGCGACGGCGGTGGTTACCAGGGAACCTTCGGAAGTTGCACGCGGGAAGAATTTTACGCCGGATGTGAAAAATATTTTGGCCTGTCCGGTGAATACTGCGTAAATATCCTTGGTATGAGTGAGAGCGGCACCAATTACTTTGATAATACGTTAAGAGAAAAACTGCTGGGTTTACCCATTACGGAAAGGCACAAGGTCAGCCTACCATGGACGAGAACCCTGGTTGTCGGACCGCGCACAGGCCAGCGGCTGCCCAAAGGAGAGATAGGTTTAATCAGGCACTACGACCTAACCAACAGGGCTACAGTTTTTGCCGTACAGACTGATAATCTTGGTTATGAAACTGATGGCGGATTTGAGATTGTTGGCCGGGCGGGGGGAAAAATACCCGGATTTGGACTGGAACCAACCAGTGTGAAAGACTGGATCCTCGCAGGCCACCGCCAGGGCGCTGCCGGATGTTCTGCTGCCACCGCCGGTTTTATCTATAGTCGGGGAAATCATCCTTCCATGCCACACAGCCACCCGTGTTCTACGGTGGCCGATGAGATGCTGAGGGCCCACAGCCACCCGTGTTCCACGGTGGCTGATGAGATGCTGAGGGCCCACAGCCACCCGTGTTCTACGGTGGCTGATGAGATGCTGAGGGCCCACAGCCACCCGTGTTCCACGGTGGCTGATGAGATGCTGAGGGCCCACAGCCACTTGTGTTCAACTGTAGCTGACGAGATGATCATGAAAGGAAAGCCAAAGGAATAG
- a CDS encoding 6-bladed beta-propeller encodes MKQQILKWVGAIVILATVGTYWGLKQVQGYFLQADLKFVRHGMVTAQRINTVNLDLERPMGVAAKGDLLAVADAGKQKVIILNTKNKKRTEIIQAGDLGRFSYPVDLVFGPKGLLYVADLYKGRVFAFDLNGKLHKIYPSTAPGEEVTAISPTAIAFDKKGNLYVTDVGRQRVAVFDPAGRFLFSFGQEGTGKGEFLFPNGIAVDTAGNKVYVADTNNLRIQVFNEKGKFETVFPMPQGIRLSAPRGLTITGKKELLFVDALANQIYFINLKSRTTNVVELSAGMAFPNDITGNGRKFFVADRGNKRLISFTINSGEVKKHEE; translated from the coding sequence ATGAAGCAGCAAATTTTGAAATGGGTTGGAGCAATAGTCATCTTAGCAACTGTGGGGACCTATTGGGGCTTGAAACAGGTCCAGGGTTATTTCCTGCAGGCGGATTTGAAATTTGTCAGACATGGGATGGTAACAGCACAGAGAATTAATACGGTGAATTTGGATTTGGAGCGGCCTATGGGAGTTGCCGCAAAAGGTGATTTATTGGCTGTAGCCGATGCAGGAAAACAAAAGGTTATAATTTTAAATACGAAAAATAAAAAAAGGACTGAAATAATTCAGGCCGGGGACCTTGGCAGGTTTTCTTACCCTGTGGACCTGGTTTTTGGCCCAAAGGGATTATTATATGTAGCCGACCTGTATAAAGGCCGGGTATTTGCTTTTGATCTCAACGGAAAATTACACAAAATATATCCTTCAACTGCTCCTGGGGAAGAGGTTACTGCCATCAGCCCGACTGCCATTGCCTTTGATAAAAAGGGCAATCTTTACGTAACTGATGTAGGCAGGCAGAGGGTAGCCGTTTTTGACCCTGCAGGCAGATTTCTTTTCAGCTTTGGTCAAGAAGGCACAGGGAAAGGAGAATTTCTTTTCCCGAACGGTATTGCGGTAGATACTGCCGGTAATAAAGTTTATGTTGCCGATACAAATAATTTACGCATCCAGGTATTTAACGAAAAAGGGAAATTTGAAACGGTTTTCCCGATGCCGCAAGGTATCCGCCTTTCTGCTCCCAGGGGGCTGACCATAACCGGGAAAAAGGAATTATTGTTTGTTGATGCCTTGGCTAACCAAATATACTTTATTAATCTTAAAAGCAGAACAACCAACGTGGTTGAATTAAGTGCAGGGATGGCATTTCCCAACGATATTACAGGGAATGGACGGAAATTCTTCGTAGCTGACCGGGGAAACAAAAGGTTGATATCCTTTACCATTAACTCTGGTGAGGTGAAAAAACATGAAGAGTAA
- a CDS encoding cytochrome c3 family protein yields the protein MKSKRLGLTGLLIAVVTGSFGFFTVSSAWAAPSAPVYVYAKGISSSEIGINWTYVSGAQGYYIYRSTTETGAYEKIGQTTGADATYYVDKDADYNTPGIQPIGASTEYFYKVAAYDGTGQSALSGVQVFTYTNQNGQSIREVLSRGKTLPAQPPGGVTITDNHDGTVKISWNASAEPNVRGYNIYRADSSGGTFVKLNSGLVTATDYTDNVSFFRDYYYTVAAIDDKDQEGIRSAEIWIKPQANPVANVPHVKFQQDAKECAYCHDSHSASGQDLLTKVSEAEVCFVCHDGTGSKNAINQEFNGNYPSKHPVGQNGLSCASCHDAHLDSKAVDLSGNRLYPAILRPVSINGNMVYKGNEQCYKCHGTGSTLKGGDHKASFESSVHNLNMANPPSGTEIKCISCHEPHGAANANLKNYRDENFCLACHSSNQASAAPDIYKKFTAGNDSYTRHDVLGTDRQKSGASLGCINCHNPHNVTAERKVTDPDNPSPSSLWTGSRNDFCLKCHDGTFPTDTQTQPYAPGVGSGTRTLINIKNYSNYHSRFDCVVCHDPHGSINSYSLKTETTSNTGVNKIGLLTYSWIYQNNGQPALGVDARFFCNSCHGPSNGHINSQSFPTNCFRCHRHDGKF from the coding sequence ATGAAGAGTAAAAGACTTGGCCTAACCGGATTACTGATTGCGGTGGTAACCGGTTCGTTTGGTTTTTTTACAGTTTCTTCCGCCTGGGCCGCGCCCAGTGCCCCTGTATACGTCTATGCAAAAGGAATCAGTAGCTCAGAAATAGGCATTAACTGGACATATGTATCTGGGGCACAGGGTTATTATATTTACCGTAGCACCACGGAAACGGGTGCTTACGAGAAAATTGGCCAGACTACGGGGGCCGATGCAACCTATTATGTGGATAAGGACGCTGATTATAACACTCCAGGTATCCAGCCAATAGGGGCTTCTACCGAGTATTTTTATAAAGTGGCTGCCTACGACGGTACCGGCCAGTCGGCCTTAAGCGGTGTGCAGGTCTTTACTTATACCAATCAGAACGGCCAGAGTATCCGCGAGGTCCTTTCCAGAGGAAAGACTTTGCCCGCCCAGCCTCCCGGGGGGGTTACCATAACCGATAACCATGACGGAACAGTTAAAATTTCCTGGAATGCATCTGCAGAGCCCAATGTCAGAGGGTACAATATTTACCGCGCCGACAGCAGTGGGGGAACCTTTGTAAAACTTAACAGCGGCCTGGTAACTGCTACAGATTATACTGATAATGTTTCATTCTTCAGGGACTATTATTATACAGTAGCGGCTATTGATGATAAGGACCAGGAAGGAATCAGGTCAGCGGAAATTTGGATTAAACCCCAGGCTAATCCGGTTGCGAATGTTCCGCACGTCAAATTTCAGCAGGATGCCAAGGAATGCGCCTATTGTCACGATTCCCATTCGGCATCAGGACAGGATTTATTGACTAAGGTTTCCGAGGCGGAAGTATGTTTTGTCTGCCATGATGGTACCGGTAGCAAAAATGCCATCAATCAGGAGTTTAATGGGAACTATCCTTCCAAACACCCTGTGGGGCAAAACGGTTTGTCCTGTGCAAGCTGCCACGATGCGCACCTGGATTCAAAAGCTGTTGATTTAAGCGGAAACAGGCTGTATCCTGCTATATTGCGCCCCGTTTCGATAAACGGAAATATGGTTTACAAGGGTAACGAACAGTGTTATAAATGCCATGGTACCGGTTCGACTTTAAAAGGCGGCGATCATAAGGCTTCCTTTGAATCCAGTGTGCACAATTTAAATATGGCCAATCCGCCGTCAGGCACCGAAATAAAATGCATATCCTGCCATGAACCCCATGGCGCGGCAAATGCAAACTTAAAAAATTACAGAGATGAAAACTTCTGTTTAGCTTGTCATAGTTCCAATCAGGCTTCTGCGGCGCCTGATATATACAAAAAATTTACTGCAGGGAATGATAGTTACACCAGGCATGATGTGTTGGGGACTGACCGGCAAAAATCAGGAGCAAGTTTAGGTTGTATAAACTGCCACAACCCACATAATGTGACTGCGGAAAGAAAAGTAACCGACCCGGACAACCCTTCACCGAGCAGTCTCTGGACAGGCTCCAGGAATGATTTCTGTTTAAAATGTCACGACGGTACCTTTCCAACGGATACCCAGACACAGCCATATGCGCCGGGTGTCGGTTCGGGTACAAGGACTTTAATCAATATTAAAAACTACAGCAATTACCATTCCCGGTTTGATTGTGTTGTCTGTCATGATCCGCATGGTAGCATAAACAGCTACAGTTTAAAGACCGAAACCACTTCCAATACCGGAGTAAATAAGATTGGCCTGCTAACTTATAGTTGGATCTATCAAAATAACGGCCAGCCGGCTCTAGGGGTGGACGCAAGATTCTTCTGCAACAGTTGTCATGGACCCTCAAACGGCCATATTAACAGCCAGAGTTTCCCGACGAATTGTTTCAGGTGTCACAGGCACGATGGTAAATTCTAG
- the resB gene encoding cytochrome c biogenesis protein ResB, with product MGKKKQNAEPTEEELIPKDEGGGIVNAVWRFFSSMKLGIFLLIIIAVVSIVGTLMRPDPNTGEYMYYRTVWFRFLLFMLTMNLFICSVARFKGLLKAMEPPKTDFNEGFVKKLKYAATAKIKSTASGAENTLENALKGHGYRVNSKRVDEKVFIAADKGRFGVWGSFISHIAFIVIVIGAIIGNLYGFNGFINALEGETFNLGDVQGIKNVDPSDYFDVRVDDFRVEMRPNGMPKDYFSDLTVIDNGEEVLKKTIEVNDPLKYKGIVFYQSSYGQVTDISGTFKTKSGETQEISTYEGGVVALPGTGLSLKVAKFIPDYDPQYGTESKSPNPNNPAVVYAVTQGQQTIAMDVAKLNTPVEVAGGTLEFTKFAAREYTGLQVKKDPGVPVVWLGCGLLVFGVTLSFVIQHRKIWAVISDEAGKAIVDIGGMTLKNKLAFEREFNRIVETIKENK from the coding sequence GTGGGAAAAAAGAAACAAAATGCGGAACCGACGGAAGAAGAACTTATACCCAAAGACGAGGGTGGAGGCATAGTTAATGCTGTTTGGCGCTTTTTCAGTTCTATGAAACTGGGGATTTTCCTGCTGATTATCATCGCTGTTGTTTCTATAGTAGGGACCCTGATGAGGCCCGATCCCAATACAGGTGAATATATGTATTACCGGACCGTGTGGTTCAGGTTTTTGTTGTTTATGCTGACGATGAACCTGTTTATATGCAGCGTAGCCAGGTTCAAGGGTCTTCTTAAGGCCATGGAGCCTCCAAAAACTGATTTTAACGAAGGATTTGTCAAGAAACTGAAATACGCCGCTACGGCAAAAATCAAATCAACTGCTTCCGGTGCAGAAAACACACTGGAAAATGCGCTGAAAGGTCATGGTTACCGGGTAAACAGTAAACGGGTTGACGAAAAGGTTTTTATAGCTGCCGATAAAGGGCGTTTCGGGGTATGGGGCTCCTTTATCAGCCATATAGCTTTTATCGTTATCGTCATAGGCGCCATTATCGGGAACCTCTACGGGTTTAACGGGTTTATCAATGCCTTGGAAGGAGAAACCTTTAACCTGGGTGATGTACAGGGTATTAAAAACGTAGACCCCAGCGATTATTTCGACGTTAGGGTGGACGATTTCCGGGTTGAAATGCGACCCAACGGTATGCCCAAGGATTATTTCAGTGACCTGACAGTGATCGATAACGGCGAAGAGGTTCTGAAAAAAACCATTGAAGTCAATGACCCGTTGAAATACAAGGGAATTGTCTTTTACCAATCCAGTTACGGACAAGTTACCGATATCAGCGGAACTTTTAAGACTAAATCGGGTGAGACCCAGGAGATATCCACCTATGAAGGCGGAGTAGTGGCTTTGCCCGGAACAGGGTTAAGCCTTAAGGTGGCCAAATTTATTCCTGATTACGATCCTCAGTATGGTACTGAGTCCAAGTCCCCAAATCCAAATAACCCGGCTGTAGTATATGCTGTTACCCAGGGACAACAGACTATCGCCATGGATGTGGCAAAATTAAATACTCCCGTGGAGGTAGCCGGTGGCACCCTGGAATTCACTAAGTTTGCCGCCAGGGAATATACCGGACTGCAGGTTAAAAAGGACCCCGGAGTACCTGTTGTTTGGCTGGGATGCGGTCTCCTGGTATTTGGGGTAACTTTATCCTTTGTTATTCAGCATCGCAAGATTTGGGCTGTTATCTCTGACGAAGCCGGAAAGGCTATAGTAGATATTGGCGGTATGACTCTGAAAAACAAACTGGCTTTCGAACGAGAGTTCAACCGGATTGTAGAAACTATTAAGGAAAATAAATAA
- the ccsB gene encoding c-type cytochrome biogenesis protein CcsB: protein MDFTQLEQIENVLFYVTFGAYLVASVLYIAYLINKSEPVGKGATVVTVIGFIANSAALVIRTIVSGHAPFANGYEFLMSFSWGIVIAYLFAEFKYKLKVIGSFTLPVAWLLLAYVMMIMPADQRAPGDLFPALQSNWLTFHVVTAMFSYGAFAVSFGIGVMYLIKENLEKSNSKGLLNERLPKAEMLDELSYRFVAFGFPLLSLVIITGAIWAEFAWGRYWSWDPKETWSLITWLVYAAYLHARFTYGWKGRRAALMAVIGFVAVLFTFFGVNYFLPGLHSYALIF, encoded by the coding sequence GTGGATTTTACACAATTGGAACAAATAGAAAATGTCTTGTTTTATGTAACCTTCGGCGCTTATTTGGTGGCATCTGTTTTGTATATTGCTTACCTGATTAACAAAAGCGAACCCGTAGGTAAAGGAGCAACTGTTGTTACAGTTATCGGATTTATAGCTAATTCGGCAGCACTGGTGATCCGGACAATTGTGTCAGGCCATGCCCCCTTTGCAAATGGGTACGAATTCCTGATGTCATTCTCCTGGGGAATCGTTATTGCTTACCTTTTTGCCGAATTCAAATATAAGTTAAAGGTTATCGGTTCTTTTACACTGCCTGTGGCCTGGCTCCTGCTGGCCTATGTAATGATGATTATGCCCGCAGACCAAAGAGCGCCCGGGGACCTATTCCCTGCTCTACAGAGTAATTGGTTGACCTTCCATGTTGTAACCGCTATGTTTTCCTATGGCGCTTTTGCAGTTTCCTTTGGTATCGGTGTAATGTACCTGATTAAAGAAAACCTTGAAAAATCAAATTCCAAAGGGTTATTAAATGAAAGGCTGCCTAAGGCTGAAATGTTGGATGAATTAAGCTACCGTTTTGTAGCTTTTGGGTTCCCGTTATTATCCCTGGTTATAATTACCGGCGCCATATGGGCCGAATTTGCCTGGGGAAGATATTGGAGTTGGGACCCTAAGGAAACCTGGTCGCTGATTACCTGGCTGGTTTACGCCGCTTACCTGCATGCCCGCTTTACCTATGGTTGGAAAGGCAGGAGGGCTGCTCTTATGGCGGTAATCGGATTTGTCGCCGTTCTATTCACCTTCTTTGGCGTAAACTATTTCTTGCCCGGTCTGCATAGCTACGCGTTAATTTTCTAA
- a CDS encoding precorrin-2 dehydrogenase/sirohydrochlorin ferrochelatase family protein produces MYNFYPIYLNLRNKKCLVVGGGKVAERKVRSLLECGARVYVVSPEVTPALEQLAWEGAITFVRRTYTTTDLEGSFLVVGATDDEKTNQRIADDCFERNMLVNIVDDPPKCNFIVPAVVRQGALSISISTDGNSPVLARKIKEKLKREYGPEYAKFLEIMGDLRRKIISSVPDESVRRQMFEDLVNSDIINLIKEGNEEKIKERINHVLNRGRTQS; encoded by the coding sequence ATGTATAACTTCTATCCCATTTATCTGAATCTGAGGAACAAAAAATGCCTTGTGGTAGGTGGAGGAAAGGTAGCCGAAAGAAAGGTTCGCTCTTTACTTGAGTGCGGGGCCAGGGTTTATGTAGTCAGCCCGGAGGTAACCCCTGCTTTGGAACAGTTGGCCTGGGAGGGGGCAATTACTTTTGTCCGGAGGACTTATACCACTACCGATTTGGAAGGCTCTTTCCTTGTTGTTGGAGCTACGGATGACGAAAAAACCAATCAGAGGATAGCCGATGATTGTTTTGAACGAAATATGCTGGTGAACATTGTGGACGACCCACCGAAATGCAATTTTATTGTTCCGGCTGTTGTCCGTCAGGGCGCTTTGTCTATTAGTATTTCCACCGATGGGAATAGTCCTGTGTTGGCAAGAAAAATAAAGGAAAAGCTGAAACGGGAGTATGGTCCCGAGTATGCGAAATTTCTGGAGATCATGGGTGATTTGCGCCGGAAAATCATCAGTTCCGTGCCGGATGAATCGGTGCGACGTCAAATGTTTGAAGACCTTGTTAATTCAGATATTATTAACTTGATTAAAGAGGGAAATGAAGAAAAGATAAAGGAGCGGATTAACCATGTACTTAATCGTGGTAGGACTCAATCATAA
- the hemA gene encoding glutamyl-tRNA reductase produces the protein MYLIVVGLNHKTAPVEIREKLSFPEHSLAEALAEVKKIKAVRGCAILSTCNRTEVYAAVLDVEQGLRGIREFLAKRCRLSASEIQNYLYNYTLFDVINHLFRVASGLDSMILGETQILGQVRRAYEIACELGATNGVLNTLFLRAITVGKRVRTETEIDRNAVSISYAAVELAKQIFEDGIQGRSVLIVGAGKMSELTAKHLVANGVSTVLVSNRSYDRAVCLAKVFGGKAVKFDELFTYMETADIVISATAATHCIIKPQDIENVMKKRNNKKMFIIDIAVPRDVDPAVGSIEGVSLYDIDDLKNVVDSNLSQREKEARKAEKIIKNEIDEFWKWLSSQFATPTIAALKKRGEEIKQKEITRAFNRLGNLTDREKKVISSMANSIVNQLLHDPVIQLKHYAPTHQGHLYTEILQKLFNLDVPGQKILEGQTGQPQSGDLQAERAAAGHGQAGQSHTG, from the coding sequence ATGTACTTAATCGTGGTAGGACTCAATCATAAGACTGCTCCCGTCGAAATCAGAGAAAAACTCAGTTTTCCTGAACATTCTTTAGCAGAGGCTTTGGCAGAAGTCAAGAAAATTAAGGCAGTACGCGGCTGCGCCATCCTGTCTACCTGTAACAGGACAGAAGTATATGCCGCCGTATTGGATGTGGAACAGGGACTCAGAGGAATCAGGGAGTTCCTTGCCAAGCGTTGCCGTTTGTCCGCAAGTGAAATACAGAACTATCTGTATAATTATACCCTGTTTGATGTCATCAACCATTTGTTCCGTGTAGCTTCAGGATTGGATTCCATGATTCTCGGGGAAACCCAAATTCTTGGCCAGGTAAGACGGGCTTACGAGATAGCCTGTGAACTGGGAGCGACAAACGGAGTATTGAATACCTTGTTCCTCAGGGCAATTACAGTGGGTAAAAGAGTACGGACAGAAACTGAGATTGACAGGAATGCCGTATCCATAAGTTACGCTGCTGTGGAACTGGCCAAGCAGATATTCGAGGACGGCATTCAGGGTCGTTCTGTTTTAATTGTAGGCGCTGGTAAAATGAGTGAATTAACGGCCAAGCACTTGGTGGCTAACGGTGTTTCAACGGTATTGGTATCGAACCGGTCCTACGACAGGGCTGTTTGTTTAGCCAAGGTATTTGGTGGAAAAGCTGTTAAGTTTGACGAACTGTTTACTTACATGGAAACTGCAGATATTGTCATTAGCGCTACAGCAGCCACTCATTGCATCATTAAACCCCAGGATATCGAAAATGTTATGAAGAAAAGAAACAACAAGAAGATGTTTATTATAGATATTGCCGTACCAAGGGATGTGGACCCTGCGGTCGGTTCTATTGAGGGCGTTTCCCTGTATGATATCGACGATTTAAAGAATGTTGTGGACAGCAATCTGTCCCAACGCGAAAAAGAAGCCCGGAAAGCAGAAAAAATAATCAAAAACGAAATTGATGAATTCTGGAAATGGTTAAGCAGCCAGTTTGCCACTCCGACAATTGCCGCTTTGAAAAAACGGGGCGAGGAAATCAAGCAAAAAGAAATTACCAGGGCCTTTAACAGGTTGGGTAACCTGACGGACCGGGAAAAAAAGGTAATCAGTTCCATGGCTAACTCAATTGTTAATCAATTGCTCCACGACCCTGTTATTCAGCTCAAGCATTACGCTCCTACCCATCAGGGACATTTATATACTGAAATTCTACAAAAACTGTTTAACCTTGATGTGCCGGGTCAAAAGATACTGGAGGGACAAACAGGGCAACCGCAGTCTGGGGATCTGCAGGCAGAAAGGGCTGCTGCCGGCCATGGCCAAGCCGGACAATCTCATACAGGTTAG